A window of Belonocnema kinseyi isolate 2016_QV_RU_SX_M_011 chromosome 9, B_treatae_v1, whole genome shotgun sequence contains these coding sequences:
- the LOC117180480 gene encoding succinate dehydrogenase [ubiquinone] flavoprotein subunit, mitochondrial-like gives MKYSQMITARRIAGCLSSPRYLLKNRYLRSGLQFSRNLHINLSAADRAECKNSSENGSYPMIDHCYDCVIVGAGGAGLRAAFGLGSKGYRVAVITKLFPTRSHTVAAQGGINAAISTHHEDNWLYHMYDTVKGSDWLGDQDAIHYLTREGPKAIFELENFGCPFSRTEDGKIYQRPFGGQSINFGKDGPAHRTCAVADRIGHAVLHTLYGQSLKYDVHYFVEYFALDLLFHGQCCKGVLAFELETGLMHRFKAHHTVIATGGAGRCYFSCTAAHACTGDGTAMASRAGLPLQDMEFVQFHPTEFDRKERGKITQGDSGPQVNERYTYTVSHQAYDQVQPPSSKSELESGNSVTLFGKEIMPCMGQRLAQLSKGCSNNDARILLEEFNTDIDGLRSWIQPQDIFTFDLGYRDAIRKLSRIRIDCKKPPLSRSNQNQLSTEEAKKSRIVTERRLIVEVRNAYIKIVVAVVNKYHVPITLTGANLAQAEEMLGKAWHFSFVQARLDAENLALRRELGEEALCRFDAIRHSNGNIPVAVVRENMQRTMQKYCAVFRTCDILQRACREITRIYTCDLPNICVQDQSLIWNTELVEALELQNLMLNCLHIVYSAENRKESRGSHARDDFKERIDEYDYSKPIGNQKKLPLNKHWRKHTLSWASDDASISISYRPVIDATLNEEEAKHVPPAVRTY, from the exons atgaaatatagCCAAATGATAACTGCGAGAAGAATTGCAGGGTGTCTGAGTAGTCCTAGATACTTACTT aaaaacagatATCTACGTTCAGGACtacaattttccagaaatctgCACATAAATCTCAGTGCCGCTGACAGAgcagaatgtaaaaattccagCGAAAATGGC AGTTACCCTATGATAGATCACTGTTATGATTGTGTGATCGTGGGAGCAGGAGGGGCAGGTTTGCGGGCTGCGTTTGGTTTAGGCTCTAAGGGATATCGTGTAGCTGTTATCACAAAACTATTTCCTACGAGATCTCACACTGTCGCGGCTCAAGGTGGAATAAATGCTGCTATTAGTACACATCACGAAGACAATTGGCTTTACCATATGTATGATACAGTAAAAGGTTCAGATTGGCTTGGAGATCAAGATGCAATCCACTATTTAACTAGAGAAGGGCCGAAAGCTATTTTTGAACTCGAAAATTTTG GTTGTCCTTTTAGTCGCACGGAAGATGGAAAAATTTATCAACGACCTTTTGGTGGGCAAAgtattaattttggaaaagatgGGCCAGCACATCGAACATGTGCTGTTGCTGATCGAATAGGACATGCTGTTCTTCACACACTTTATGGACAAAGTCTAAAATACGATGTTCATTATTTTGTCGAATATTTTGCGCTTGATCTTCTTTTTCATGGACAATGCTGCAAGGGAGTTTTGGCCTTTGAACTTGAAACAGGCCTGATGCACCGTTTTAAAGCTCATCACacg GTAATAGCAACTGGAGGGGCAGGACGATGTTATTTCTCTTGCACGGCAGCTCACGCTTGTACAGGCGATGGGACCGCTATGGCATCTAGAGCTGGTCTTCCTCTTCAGGATATGGAATTTGTCCAGTTTCACCCAACTG AGTTCGATCGTAAGGAACGAGGAAAAATTACGCAGGGGGATTCAGGACCTCAGGTTAATGAAAGGTACACATACACAGTGTCACACCAAGCCTATGACCAGGTCCAGCCTCCTTCTTCTAAATCTGAATTGGAAAGCGGGAATTCAGTGACTTTGTTTGGCAAGGAAATCATGCCGTGCATGGGTCAACGTCTCGCACAGCTTTCAAAAGGTTGCA GTAATAATGATGCCAGAATTCTTTTAGAGGAATTTAACACGGATATCGACGGATTACGAAGTTGGATTCAACCCCAAGATATTTTCACTTTTGACCTAGGGTATCGAGATGCCATTCGAAAACTTTCAAGAATTAGAATAGATTGCAAGAAGCCACCCCTCTCCAGATCTAATCAGAATCAGTTGTCAACTGAAGAAGCGAAGAAGTCTCGTATAGTCACAGAAAGGAGATTGATAGTTGAAGTTCGAAATGCTtacattaaaat cgttGTGGCTGTTGTAAATAAATACCATGTGCCTATCACACTGACAGGCGCAAATTTAGCTCAAGCTGAAGAAATGCTAGGAAAAGCTTGGCATTTCAGTTTCGTCCAAGCAAGATTAGATGCGGAAAATCTTGCACTCAGGCGG gaATTGGGAGAAGAAGCACTTTGTCGTTTCGATGCAATTCGTCACTCAAATGGCAATATACCAGTAGCAGTAGTACGAGAAAATATGCAAAGAACTATGcaaaaatattgtgcagttttTCGCACTTGCGATATCCTTCAAAGAGCCTGCAGAGAAATTACTCGCATATATACTTGTGACCTACCAAACATTTGC gtTCAAGATCAGTCTCTAATATGGAATACCGAACTTGTAGAAGCTCTGGAGTTACAAAATCTTATGCTAAACTGCCTGCACATTGTATACTCAGCAGAAAATCGAAAAGAAAGTAGAGGGTCTCATGCCAGGGATGATTTTAAG gaaagaaTAGACGAATATGATTATTCAAAACCCATTGGAAATCAGAAGAAACTTCCATTAAATAAACATTGGCGCAAGCACACGCTCTCTTGGGCCTCTGACGACGCTTCT aTTAGCATTTCTTACCGACCAGTAATTGATGCAACTTTAAACGAGGAAGAAGCTAAACATGTACCTCCGGCAGTACGTACATACTAG